A part of Ignavibacteriales bacterium genomic DNA contains:
- a CDS encoding glutathione peroxidase — MNNNIKDLSVKDINGNEIALSSYEGKVLMIVNVASFCGYTPQYEGLEDIYQTYKNRGFEILAFPCNQFGQQEPGTNKEILNFCSTKYNVTFKLFDKIEVNGKDRSPLFERLTNCSEIEQGDVKWNFEKFLIAKDGSIVKRFRSKVEPANEKITSAIENELSK; from the coding sequence ATGAACAACAACATAAAAGATCTCTCAGTCAAAGATATTAATGGAAATGAAATCGCTCTTTCAAGTTATGAAGGTAAAGTATTGATGATAGTAAACGTTGCAAGTTTCTGCGGCTATACTCCACAATACGAAGGGCTTGAAGATATTTATCAAACTTATAAAAACAGAGGCTTCGAAATATTAGCTTTCCCGTGCAATCAATTTGGACAGCAAGAGCCGGGGACGAATAAAGAAATCCTAAATTTTTGTTCAACAAAATATAATGTCACTTTTAAATTGTTTGATAAAATCGAGGTGAACGGAAAAGATCGTTCTCCACTCTTTGAAAGATTAACAAATTGTTCAGAAATCGAGCAGGGCGATGTAAAATGGAATTTTGAAAAATTTCTAATTGCAAAAGATGGTTCAATCGTTAAAAGATTTCGCAGCAAAGTTGAACCAGCAAATGAAAAAATAACCTCCGCAATTGAGAACGAGCTTTCCAAATAG
- a CDS encoding TPM domain-containing protein, which produces MKNKLFYTYFDDDELLRITNKIQTIEKITSGEICVTIREKKKFSEKKKSISQLAEAQFYKLRINQTRDRTGIIIFLMLDDKQFHILADEGINSKVNADTWERIKEQMLAHFLAGNFCEGLLHGLDEIGRILSEHFPLKVDDTNEISNKVIVE; this is translated from the coding sequence ATGAAGAATAAATTATTTTACACTTACTTTGATGATGACGAACTTCTTCGCATCACCAACAAAATTCAGACAATTGAAAAAATTACTTCAGGCGAAATTTGTGTAACCATCAGAGAAAAGAAAAAATTTTCCGAGAAGAAAAAATCAATATCTCAACTTGCAGAAGCTCAATTTTATAAACTCAGGATAAATCAAACACGTGATCGCACCGGCATAATAATTTTTCTTATGCTTGATGATAAACAATTTCATATTCTTGCAGATGAAGGAATCAATTCGAAAGTCAATGCCGATACATGGGAAAGAATCAAAGAACAAATGCTGGCTCATTTCCTGGCGGGAAATTTTTGTGAAGGACTTCTTCATGGGTTAGATGAAATTGGTCGGATCCTCTCCGAACACTTTCCCCTTAAAGTAGATGACACTAATGAAATTTCTAACAAGGTTATTGTTGAATAA
- a CDS encoding RidA family protein, with product MSNRKNISSGAVWENLLGYSRAVRINNVIEVSGTTSSDGENIIGIGNVYEQTKYIISKIESSLLQVGASLNDVVRIRMFVTDISKWDEIGKAHNEFFKNIKPAATMVEVKSLIHPDLLIEIEATAIVQ from the coding sequence ATGAGCAATAGAAAAAATATTTCTTCCGGAGCAGTTTGGGAGAACCTTCTCGGTTATTCGAGAGCTGTTAGAATTAATAATGTAATAGAAGTATCCGGGACAACTTCTTCAGACGGAGAAAATATTATCGGCATTGGAAATGTTTATGAGCAGACAAAATATATTATTTCTAAAATAGAAAGCTCCTTATTACAGGTAGGGGCATCCTTGAATGATGTAGTTAGAATAAGAATGTTTGTAACAGATATTTCAAAATGGGATGAAATTGGTAAAGCTCATAATGAATTTTTCAAAAACATAAAACCCGCGGCAACAATGGTGGAAGTTAAATCATTAATACATCCGGATCTACTGATTGAAATAGAAGCCACCGCAATTGTTCAATAA
- a CDS encoding DNA alkylation repair protein, with protein sequence MRYTDLKKIVRRHSNKSQAIFLQRFFKTAPGQYAEGDILAGIKVPVQRMIAKQFYDLPLAETIKAMQSKIHEERLIALFILVNKFKKADEKEREKIIRLYLTNRKNVNNWDLVDLSAPKLLGEWFLDKDREILFKLASSKNLWDRRISILSTFKFIQSGEFVTTLRLAKILLNDKHDLIHKAVGWMLREIGKKDLQSEEDFLEVHYQKMPRTMLRYAIEKFPEPKRKAYLLVKVKSSPLLF encoded by the coding sequence ATGAGATACACTGATTTAAAAAAAATAGTACGCCGGCATTCAAATAAATCTCAAGCAATATTTTTACAGCGGTTTTTCAAAACTGCACCCGGACAATATGCTGAGGGTGATATTCTTGCGGGAATAAAAGTGCCGGTTCAAAGAATGATAGCAAAACAATTCTATGATCTTCCTTTGGCTGAAACTATAAAAGCAATGCAGTCTAAAATTCACGAAGAACGGCTAATTGCATTATTCATTTTAGTGAACAAATTTAAAAAAGCAGATGAAAAGGAACGAGAAAAAATAATTCGTTTATATTTGACTAATCGAAAAAATGTTAACAACTGGGATCTTGTTGATCTATCTGCACCAAAACTTTTAGGCGAGTGGTTTCTTGATAAAGACAGAGAGATTCTTTTTAAACTTGCCAGCTCAAAAAATCTTTGGGACCGAAGAATAAGCATTTTAAGTACTTTCAAATTTATTCAGAGTGGCGAGTTTGTTACTACACTCAGACTTGCTAAAATTCTTTTAAATGATAAGCATGATTTAATTCATAAAGCCGTTGGCTGGATGCTGAGGGAAATTGGTAAAAAAGATTTGCAATCAGAAGAAGATTTTTTAGAAGTGCATTATCAAAAAATGCCGCGTACAATGCTCCGTTATGCAATAGAAAAGTTTCCTGAACCCAAACGCAAAGCCTATTTACTTGTTAAAGTTAAATCTTCTCCTTTATTGTTTTAA
- the hisH gene encoding imidazole glycerol phosphate synthase subunit HisH, which produces MIIIIDLGKENTASIQQALDELSIEYKVTSSEYEICRANCVILCGYGEASAGLKKLHLMNLFTVMRIIKRPLLGIGLGMQLMSTYSSEGNVSCLGIFPGATEKFASSERHTGMFPIHVQSESKILSDIRSDDKFYFDHSYYLPISENTTSVSEFGINFSASMEKDKSFGVQFHPEKSGDAGLLILKNFLSIE; this is translated from the coding sequence ATGATAATTATAATAGATTTAGGAAAAGAAAACACAGCGAGCATTCAACAAGCGTTGGACGAACTTTCTATCGAATACAAAGTCACTTCATCAGAATATGAAATATGCCGTGCGAATTGTGTCATACTTTGCGGCTACGGTGAAGCTTCTGCCGGGCTTAAAAAATTACACTTGATGAATCTTTTTACAGTGATGAGAATCATCAAGCGTCCATTGCTTGGCATTGGGCTCGGGATGCAGTTGATGAGCACTTATTCTTCCGAAGGAAATGTTTCCTGCCTCGGAATATTTCCAGGTGCGACAGAAAAATTTGCTTCTTCTGAACGACACACCGGGATGTTTCCAATCCATGTTCAAAGTGAAAGTAAAATTCTATCGGATATTCGGAGCGATGATAAATTTTATTTTGATCACAGCTATTATCTTCCGATATCAGAGAACACAACTTCGGTATCAGAATTCGGAATTAATTTTTCTGCTTCGATGGAAAAAGATAAAAGTTTCGGTGTACAGTTTCATCCCGAAAAAAGCGGTGATGCGGGATTATTGATTCTTAAAAATTTTTTGTCTATTGAATAA
- a CDS encoding AMP-binding protein — MNNLPKTEQTTNQIDSNKEFTSANPLLSSKENYEHTYLNSINKSEDFWNSIAEKLFWFKKWDAVYNQKFTNPKWFVNAKTNISFNCLDRHISTWRKNKAAIIWEGESGESRILTYQILSDEVNRFAGVLKSTGVKKGDVVIIFMGNIPESIIAMLACSRIGAVHCVIAAVTTVESLRKKIEDSESKFIITADSSFRKGAAIPLKQNIDLAISSNERIQKVIVLKRNSESNLIMHSGRDIWWHDEIKNSSDFIKVRELDSEQPLFIIYSAGQLDNPLGLVHSSAGFMVQNYISFQWLFGIREDDVFWCSSDISSIEAHAYSVYGALLNGATTVLYEGLPNYPEPDRFWKIISTYKINVFITLPTNVRAFQKIGTLWMNNNDISSLRLIAVTGESIEEETMKWFFEEVGQKKCQLINFWIQSESGSALFSSFVNNERPLCKNCGSPLPGIEHAVLNKKREILRNDMTGYLVLLKSFPSIVRSVNNNKKYIKEFYYNYFKDFFFTGDAAQNINHNEIKIIGRVDSVVKIAGIRISIAEVESSLSLIEGINDAAVICKPDEIKNNALVVFVSLKENVEASLLFKEEIRNHIVNTVDIAAKPDEIFFIKQIPKTESGKIDRKHLREVVLLNTDKKLQNKIDEYLQLENLFIDN, encoded by the coding sequence ATGAATAATCTTCCTAAAACGGAGCAAACCACTAATCAGATAGATTCCAATAAAGAATTTACTTCCGCAAATCCGCTTTTATCATCAAAAGAAAATTATGAACATACTTATCTAAACTCAATTAATAAATCAGAAGATTTTTGGAACAGTATTGCTGAGAAATTATTTTGGTTTAAAAAATGGGATGCCGTTTATAATCAAAAATTTACAAATCCCAAATGGTTTGTTAATGCTAAAACTAATATTTCTTTCAATTGTTTAGATAGACACATTTCGACGTGGAGAAAAAATAAAGCTGCAATAATATGGGAGGGGGAATCGGGCGAATCAAGAATTCTTACTTATCAAATTCTTTCTGATGAAGTAAATCGGTTTGCAGGAGTGTTAAAATCTACCGGCGTGAAAAAAGGAGATGTCGTAATTATTTTTATGGGCAACATCCCCGAATCTATTATTGCGATGCTTGCCTGCTCTCGAATTGGTGCTGTGCATTGTGTTATCGCTGCTGTGACAACAGTTGAGTCACTTCGGAAAAAAATTGAAGATTCGGAGTCAAAATTTATTATTACTGCGGATTCGTCCTTCAGAAAGGGAGCAGCCATTCCATTAAAACAAAACATTGATTTAGCAATCAGTTCGAATGAGAGAATTCAAAAAGTAATTGTCCTCAAACGAAATTCAGAATCAAATTTAATTATGCATAGCGGACGCGATATTTGGTGGCACGATGAAATAAAAAATTCTTCAGATTTTATAAAAGTGCGAGAGCTTGACTCAGAGCAGCCGCTTTTTATTATTTATAGCGCAGGACAATTAGATAACCCCCTCGGTTTGGTTCATTCTTCTGCTGGATTTATGGTGCAAAATTATATTTCATTTCAATGGCTGTTTGGAATAAGAGAAGATGATGTTTTTTGGTGCTCGAGCGATATCTCTTCTATTGAAGCACATGCATATTCTGTTTACGGAGCTTTGCTTAATGGCGCTACCACTGTTCTTTATGAAGGTTTGCCTAACTACCCCGAGCCGGATCGTTTCTGGAAAATAATTTCAACTTACAAAATCAACGTCTTTATTACTTTGCCTACTAACGTCCGTGCATTTCAAAAAATTGGAACACTCTGGATGAATAATAATGATATTTCTTCATTGCGATTGATAGCAGTAACCGGCGAATCAATTGAAGAGGAAACAATGAAATGGTTTTTTGAAGAGGTGGGGCAAAAAAAATGTCAGCTAATAAATTTCTGGATTCAAAGTGAGAGCGGTTCAGCACTGTTTTCTTCATTTGTAAATAACGAAAGACCTTTGTGTAAAAATTGTGGTTCCCCGCTTCCGGGAATCGAACATGCGGTGCTCAATAAAAAGCGTGAAATTTTAAGAAATGACATGACAGGTTACTTAGTCCTTCTCAAAAGTTTTCCATCCATTGTTCGATCCGTAAATAACAATAAAAAATATATCAAAGAATTTTATTACAATTATTTCAAAGACTTCTTTTTTACCGGTGATGCTGCTCAAAATATTAATCATAACGAAATAAAAATTATCGGTAGAGTTGATTCAGTAGTAAAAATTGCAGGAATAAGAATCAGCATTGCTGAAGTTGAGTCTTCGCTAAGTTTGATTGAAGGAATAAACGATGCCGCAGTAATATGCAAGCCGGATGAAATCAAAAACAATGCGCTTGTAGTTTTTGTTTCACTCAAAGAAAACGTTGAAGCTTCTTTATTATTCAAAGAAGAGATTAGAAATCACATTGTAAATACGGTGGATATAGCAGCGAAGCCCGACGAAATATTTTTTATAAAACAGATTCCTAAAACTGAATCTGGAAAAATCGATCGGAAACACTTGAGAGAGGTCGTTCTTTTAAATACAGATAAAAAATTACAAAATAAAATAGACGAATACTTGCAGCTTGAAAATCTCTTTATTGATAACTGA
- a CDS encoding acyl-CoA thioesterase → MYTAFETEITIRPDDIDMNNHVHNSKYLDYVLAARYDQMKNNYKMPMEEFLSLGYNWVVSSSYIEYKRALKLTDKIIVRTQLDSFSGAQSKVKFWVIKKENNKTAAEGEIIYTMISLKSGKPIRIPEEVLNRYLI, encoded by the coding sequence ATGTATACAGCATTCGAAACAGAAATCACAATTCGTCCTGACGACATTGATATGAACAATCATGTTCATAATTCAAAATACCTTGATTATGTGCTTGCTGCAAGATATGATCAAATGAAAAATAATTATAAAATGCCGATGGAAGAATTTTTAAGTCTTGGTTATAATTGGGTTGTGAGCAGTTCATACATTGAATATAAGCGAGCATTAAAACTAACTGATAAAATAATTGTAAGAACTCAGCTCGATTCGTTCAGCGGTGCGCAGTCGAAAGTGAAATTTTGGGTAATAAAAAAAGAGAACAACAAAACCGCTGCTGAAGGTGAAATTATTTATACAATGATTTCTTTGAAATCCGGTAAACCAATCAGAATACCCGAAGAAGTTTTAAATCGTTATTTAATATGA
- a CDS encoding SBBP repeat-containing protein: MKERTLLRGSLLIATLIVIVALPINAQIKESWAVRYDNGGVDKSNAVGVDDFGNVYVTGSSNSAGVGTEDYLTIKYNSAGSEEWTSRINGSGGSVDIAYALVIDSSGSIIITGGSVGSGSGYDYFTIKYSSAGDTLWTRRYNGPKNSKDIAYSIALDDSQNIFITGESEGLTGTHGIFEDYATVKYNPDGDFQWAARYNGPAGDYDKANSICVDTEGNIYVTGVSDGGSSGSGEPHFDYATIKYNSAGLTQWIRRYNSSNSEDEGVIVKADVLGNIFVTGYSTDVGTFADYATINYSSDGDTTWISRYNGPASNDDRASSLAVDNLGNVFVTGKSYGGSITNYDYTTIKYNSLGDSVWVNRYNGEANDIDDARAINLDKSGNVYVTGYSSNTTTAFDYTTMKYNSSGEIGWIISYSNSDAGGSSDEPFAMFVDTSGIVYVTGMSALDYATIKYVPIPVSVENSPRSMPNQFALEQNYPNPFNPSTKISWQSPVGSHQTLKIYDLLGNEVAVLVDEFKQAGFYEVEFNASQLSSGIYFYTLKVYPVSGAGSFVETKKLILMK; this comes from the coding sequence ATGAAAGAGAGAACATTGTTACGCGGCTCGTTATTGATTGCAACATTAATTGTGATCGTTGCGCTTCCCATTAATGCACAGATCAAAGAATCCTGGGCTGTGCGATATGATAATGGAGGAGTAGATAAATCAAATGCTGTTGGCGTTGACGATTTCGGAAATGTTTATGTTACCGGTTCGAGTAACAGCGCAGGGGTGGGGACAGAAGACTATCTTACTATCAAATATAATTCTGCAGGCTCAGAAGAATGGACAAGCAGAATTAACGGGAGCGGCGGCTCGGTTGATATTGCTTACGCACTTGTAATTGATTCTTCCGGTTCAATAATAATTACAGGAGGCAGTGTTGGAAGCGGCAGCGGCTATGACTATTTCACCATAAAATATTCATCCGCCGGTGATACGCTCTGGACAAGAAGATATAACGGTCCTAAAAATTCTAAGGATATTGCTTACTCAATCGCACTTGATGATTCACAAAATATTTTTATCACAGGTGAAAGTGAAGGCTTAACAGGTACTCACGGGATCTTTGAAGATTACGCCACAGTAAAATATAATCCTGACGGAGATTTTCAGTGGGCAGCAAGGTATAATGGTCCTGCAGGTGATTATGACAAAGCCAATTCAATTTGTGTTGATACAGAAGGAAATATTTATGTGACGGGTGTAAGCGATGGGGGGAGCAGCGGAAGCGGCGAACCTCATTTTGACTACGCAACTATAAAATATAATTCTGCCGGCTTGACTCAATGGATAAGACGATACAATTCTTCAAATAGCGAGGATGAGGGTGTAATAGTCAAAGCTGATGTGCTTGGAAATATTTTCGTAACCGGATACAGCACAGACGTTGGCACTTTTGCAGATTATGCTACAATAAATTATTCTTCTGATGGCGATACAACCTGGATAAGCAGATACAATGGTCCAGCAAGTAACGATGACAGGGCAAGCTCTCTGGCTGTTGATAACTTGGGGAATGTTTTTGTCACCGGAAAAAGCTACGGCGGCAGCATCACTAATTATGATTATACTACAATAAAATATAATTCGCTTGGTGACTCTGTTTGGGTAAATAGATACAATGGTGAGGCAAACGATATTGACGATGCACGTGCTATTAACCTGGATAAATCCGGGAATGTTTATGTAACCGGTTACAGCTCTAACACAACCACTGCCTTTGATTACACTACAATGAAATATAATTCCTCCGGCGAAATCGGGTGGATAATTAGCTACTCCAATTCGGATGCAGGCGGAAGCAGCGATGAACCTTTTGCGATGTTCGTTGATACATCCGGAATTGTTTATGTAACCGGAATGAGTGCACTTGATTACGCAACAATTAAATATGTTCCAATACCGGTTTCAGTTGAAAATTCACCGCGAAGTATGCCAAATCAGTTTGCACTTGAACAGAATTATCCGAATCCATTTAACCCGAGTACAAAAATCAGTTGGCAATCCCCGGTTGGCAGTCATCAAACTTTAAAAATATATGACCTGCTTGGAAATGAGGTGGCTGTATTAGTTGATGAGTTTAAACAAGCAGGTTTTTATGAAGTTGAGTTTAACGCTTCACAATTATCATCGGGAATTTATTTCTACACTTTGAAGGTTTACCCCGTAAGCGGGGCAGGGAGTTTTGTTGAAACGAAAAAGCTGATTTTGATGAAATGA
- a CDS encoding histidine kinase — protein MRLRIRDILLVSSLYDLYLFEEDGRLYELIRNEYQGLSLSHSPELTRVSSGNDAIALAKEEHRFDLIITTLHIEDMHALSFAKKVKKSGLNIPVVLLAHDNKELKYLLLNPEVEVFDKIFIWQGDFRIIIAMIKFFEDRMNVEHDTKIVGVQVIIFIEDNVRYYSSYLPIIYTEILNQSQRLISEGINLTHKFLRMRARPKILLTSNYEEAWTIFENYKELVLGVISDIDFPRNGKQDPKAGIEFAHNVKTEHPDIPILLSSNNPDNASDAQKVGASFILKESPTLLNELRMFMNNHFSFGDFIFRTLEGVEVGRANDLKSLEDQLKVVPKESILFHGARNHFSNWLKARTEFWLAYQLRPRKVSDYPNDEALRQDLIRSLHTYRQLRQRGIITDFKKEIFDPESSFSRIGQGSLGGKARGLGFVNTLINNYNVRDQFKDLIVSVPPAVVIATNVFDQFLDENYLREFALNCTNDEEITHRFLEAEKFPEDIIAELMAFLDLVHSPLAVRSSSLLEDSQYHPFAGVYETYMIPNNHSNPLVRLNDLLMTVKRVYASTFYRSAKDYIKVTSYRLEEEKMAVIIQKTVGRTFDNRFYPDFSGVAKSYNFYPLAPQKSTDGIVSAALGLGKVVVEGGNTVRFCPKYPADLIQFHSIKESFNNSQRKFYALRLDQTANFGDVTHDMLVEEYELETAEKDGTLNHVGSTYLVDNDAIYDGLSRSGPRLITFGPILRNNLFPLPQIIELLLDMGTWGMGTPVEIEFAVNMNPPGKKKKEFGILQMRPLVIQHEVEQLEINDLQKEKIICYSNQVLGNGLLNDIYDIVFVDYHLFDRSKSREVAAEVSAFNSKLITETRPYILIGVGRWGSNDPWLGIPVGWEQIAGARAIVESSFKEMSVEPSQGSHFFQNITSFMIGYFTVNTSYENAFIDWDWLLSQKIFEAKTFTRHLRFKNPITVKMNGQNNRGIILKPEEKID, from the coding sequence ATGCGTCTCAGGATTCGTGATATACTTCTCGTTTCAAGTTTGTATGATCTGTATTTGTTTGAAGAAGACGGTAGGCTCTATGAGCTTATCCGTAATGAATACCAGGGACTGAGCCTCAGCCACTCCCCCGAACTTACACGTGTATCCAGCGGTAATGATGCAATTGCTCTTGCGAAAGAAGAGCACAGATTTGATCTTATTATCACCACCCTTCATATCGAAGATATGCACGCACTGAGTTTTGCCAAGAAGGTAAAAAAATCAGGGCTTAATATTCCCGTTGTGCTTCTTGCCCATGATAATAAAGAATTGAAATATCTGCTGCTTAATCCCGAGGTGGAAGTATTCGATAAAATTTTTATCTGGCAGGGTGATTTCAGGATCATCATTGCAATGATAAAATTTTTTGAAGACAGAATGAATGTTGAGCATGATACAAAAATTGTCGGTGTGCAGGTGATAATTTTTATTGAAGATAACGTGAGGTACTATTCATCTTATCTTCCTATTATTTATACGGAGATACTTAATCAATCGCAAAGACTCATTTCGGAGGGAATAAATCTTACTCACAAATTTTTGCGAATGCGCGCCCGTCCGAAAATTCTCTTAACCTCTAATTATGAAGAAGCGTGGACTATATTCGAAAATTATAAAGAACTTGTGCTTGGTGTAATTTCTGATATTGATTTTCCCCGAAATGGGAAGCAGGATCCCAAAGCAGGGATTGAATTTGCGCACAATGTTAAAACAGAGCATCCAGACATTCCTATTTTACTCTCTTCCAATAATCCTGATAATGCAAGTGATGCACAAAAAGTTGGTGCTTCTTTCATCTTAAAAGAATCCCCCACCCTTCTGAATGAGTTGAGAATGTTCATGAATAATCACTTCAGTTTTGGTGATTTTATATTTCGAACACTTGAGGGGGTTGAAGTTGGCAGAGCAAATGATCTTAAAAGTCTTGAAGATCAGTTAAAAGTTGTACCAAAGGAAAGTATTTTATTTCATGGAGCGCGCAATCATTTTTCAAACTGGCTGAAAGCACGCACCGAATTCTGGTTAGCATATCAACTGCGTCCGCGGAAAGTTTCAGACTACCCGAATGATGAAGCATTAAGGCAGGATTTAATTCGTTCACTTCATACTTACCGCCAGTTGAGGCAGCGGGGAATAATAACTGATTTCAAAAAAGAAATATTTGATCCCGAATCAAGTTTTTCAAGGATCGGTCAGGGTTCGCTTGGCGGTAAAGCGCGCGGACTTGGATTTGTGAACACATTGATTAACAATTATAATGTGCGCGATCAATTTAAAGATCTTATCGTTTCAGTTCCGCCTGCTGTTGTTATAGCTACAAACGTTTTTGATCAGTTCCTTGATGAAAATTATCTAAGAGAATTTGCTCTTAACTGTACCAATGATGAAGAAATAACGCACCGGTTTCTTGAAGCAGAAAAATTCCCTGAAGATATTATTGCGGAGCTGATGGCATTTCTTGATTTAGTTCATTCGCCTCTCGCTGTAAGGTCATCAAGCTTGCTGGAAGATTCGCAATATCATCCGTTCGCAGGAGTTTATGAGACTTACATGATTCCGAATAATCATTCAAACCCCTTGGTAAGATTGAACGATCTGCTGATGACAGTAAAAAGAGTTTATGCTTCAACATTTTATCGAAGTGCAAAAGATTACATAAAAGTAACTTCCTATCGTCTTGAAGAAGAAAAGATGGCGGTGATCATTCAAAAAACAGTTGGTAGAACTTTCGATAACCGATTCTATCCTGATTTTTCAGGGGTGGCAAAGTCATATAATTTTTACCCGCTGGCTCCCCAAAAATCCACAGATGGGATTGTCTCAGCCGCACTGGGATTGGGAAAAGTAGTAGTGGAGGGGGGGAATACAGTTCGTTTTTGCCCTAAATATCCTGCAGACTTAATTCAGTTTCATTCAATAAAAGAATCATTCAATAACAGCCAAAGAAAATTCTATGCCCTGCGATTAGATCAAACAGCTAACTTCGGCGATGTGACCCACGATATGCTTGTAGAAGAATATGAACTTGAAACCGCTGAAAAGGATGGTACACTAAATCACGTTGGTTCAACTTATCTTGTTGATAATGACGCTATTTACGATGGCTTATCAAGGTCAGGTCCGCGGCTCATTACATTTGGACCAATTTTAAGGAACAATCTTTTCCCCCTTCCTCAAATTATAGAATTACTTCTTGATATGGGAACTTGGGGAATGGGTACGCCTGTGGAAATTGAGTTCGCTGTTAATATGAATCCGCCCGGAAAGAAAAAAAAGGAATTCGGAATACTTCAAATGCGTCCGCTTGTTATTCAACATGAAGTTGAACAACTCGAGATTAACGATTTGCAGAAAGAAAAAATTATTTGTTACAGCAATCAGGTTTTAGGTAATGGCTTGTTAAATGACATTTATGATATAGTTTTTGTTGACTATCATTTATTTGATAGAAGTAAAAGCCGGGAAGTTGCTGCGGAGGTGAGTGCATTCAACAGCAAACTAATAACGGAAACTCGTCCGTACATCCTGATAGGGGTCGGCAGATGGGGGTCAAACGATCCGTGGCTTGGAATACCTGTCGGCTGGGAACAAATTGCAGGTGCACGTGCCATAGTTGAAAGCAGTTTTAAGGAAATGTCGGTTGAACCTTCGCAAGGTTCTCATTTCTTTCAGAACATCACTTCTTTCATGATTGGCTATTTTACAGTGAACACAAGCTATGAAAATGCTTTTATAGATTGGGACTGGCTGCTAAGTCAGAAAATTTTTGAAGCAAAAACTTTTACTCGCCACTTAAGGTTTAAGAATCCGATTACTGTTAAAATGAATGGTCAAAATAATAGAGGAATAATTTTAAAACCGGAGGAAAAAATTGATTGA